In a single window of the Verrucomicrobium sp. genome:
- a CDS encoding arsenate reductase ArsC — METTKPFKILFLCTGNSARSVFGEFLIKRIGRDRFESYSAGAHPRGIVHPLTLKVLEEMYHIDASTARSKSWEEFKDVKFDFVITVCDNARESCPIWPGQPIIAHWGSPDPAGFDGPSEERYQFFKSVAFQIQRRIELLCSLPFEKLDRLRLAELTKEIGGKEPLSTPVA; from the coding sequence ATGGAAACCACCAAGCCCTTCAAGATCCTCTTCCTCTGCACGGGCAATTCGGCCCGGAGCGTCTTCGGCGAGTTCCTCATCAAGCGGATCGGCCGCGACCGGTTCGAGTCGTACAGCGCGGGCGCCCATCCCCGTGGCATAGTCCATCCCCTGACGCTCAAAGTCCTGGAGGAGATGTACCATATCGACGCCAGCACCGCCCGGAGCAAGTCGTGGGAGGAGTTCAAGGACGTGAAGTTCGACTTCGTCATCACCGTCTGCGACAATGCCCGCGAGTCGTGCCCGATCTGGCCCGGCCAGCCGATCATCGCCCATTGGGGCTCCCCCGATCCGGCCGGGTTCGACGGCCCCTCCGAGGAGCGCTACCAGTTCTTCAAGAGCGTCGCGTTCCAGATCCAGCGCCGGATCGAACTGCTCTGCTCCCTTCCCTTCGAGAAGCTCGACCGCCTGCGTCTCGCGGAACTGACCAAGGAAATCGGCGGCAAGGAACCCCTCAGCACCCCCGTCGCCTGA
- the trxB gene encoding thioredoxin-disulfide reductase — protein MALENVVIIGSGCAGWTAAVYTARANLNPLLITGIQPGGLLTTTTVVENYPGFPQGIDGNALMGAMQEQAVRFGARVQFMSHVEKADLSGSPFKLTVDGEVIETKSLIVATGAGHRHLSVPGEKELENKGVTFCATCDGALPIFRNKPLVVVGGGDSACQEASYLTRFGSEVHLVHRRDTLRASKIMAERVLADPKIKMAWNSAVEEVVGNGSVAGIRLKDTVTGESRLVDCAGVFVAVGHVPNTKLFEGQLDLTEAGYLKLRDGSRTNIPGVFGAGDCADSVYRQAITAAGMGCAAAIDAERYLASLSN, from the coding sequence ATGGCCCTCGAAAACGTCGTCATCATCGGTTCCGGCTGCGCCGGCTGGACCGCCGCCGTCTACACGGCCCGGGCCAACCTGAACCCCCTCCTCATCACGGGCATCCAGCCGGGCGGCCTCCTCACCACCACCACGGTCGTCGAGAACTACCCCGGCTTCCCCCAGGGAATCGACGGGAACGCCCTCATGGGCGCGATGCAGGAGCAGGCCGTCCGCTTCGGCGCCCGGGTTCAGTTCATGTCCCACGTCGAGAAGGCCGACCTGTCCGGCTCCCCCTTCAAGCTCACCGTCGACGGGGAGGTCATCGAGACGAAGTCCCTCATCGTCGCCACCGGGGCGGGCCACCGCCACCTCAGCGTCCCCGGAGAAAAGGAACTGGAGAACAAGGGCGTCACCTTCTGCGCCACCTGCGACGGCGCCCTCCCGATCTTCCGGAACAAGCCGCTGGTCGTGGTCGGCGGTGGCGACTCGGCCTGCCAGGAGGCGAGCTACCTGACGCGGTTCGGCTCCGAGGTCCATCTCGTCCACCGCCGAGACACCCTCCGGGCCTCCAAGATCATGGCCGAGCGCGTCCTAGCCGATCCCAAGATCAAGATGGCCTGGAACTCGGCCGTCGAGGAGGTCGTCGGCAATGGCTCCGTCGCCGGCATTCGCCTCAAGGACACTGTGACCGGCGAGAGCCGCCTCGTGGACTGCGCCGGGGTCTTTGTCGCCGTCGGCCATGTCCCCAATACCAAGCTCTTCGAGGGCCAGCTCGACCTGACCGAGGCGGGCTACCTCAAGCTCCGGGACGGCAGCCGGACCAACATCCCGGGCGTCTTCGGCGCGGGCGACTGCGCCGACTCGGTCTACCGGCAGGCGATCACCGCCGCGGGGATGGGCTGCGCCGCCGCCATCGACGCCGAGCGTTACCTCGCTTCCCTTTCCAACTAA
- a CDS encoding DUF6428 family protein produces MQTSEFLALIAKHPKKLLRFKDHQGGLVHPSYHVSEVKTAIFETVDCGNMAHHWEETILQLWLSDDPDAERAMETGKVTGILKKVEEKITVNHDTELRIEYGNDEFPPVVFHVDKIETTDKDVTVSLRPPVLQCKLEERGGDCARPEPAAKAAKGDDEGSCCSGSKCC; encoded by the coding sequence ATGCAAACGTCCGAATTCCTCGCCCTCATCGCCAAGCACCCCAAGAAGCTTCTCCGCTTCAAGGACCACCAAGGCGGCCTGGTCCACCCGTCGTACCACGTCTCCGAAGTGAAGACGGCGATCTTCGAGACCGTCGACTGCGGGAACATGGCCCACCACTGGGAGGAGACGATCCTCCAGCTCTGGCTCTCCGACGATCCCGACGCCGAGCGGGCCATGGAAACCGGCAAGGTCACCGGCATCCTCAAGAAGGTCGAGGAGAAGATCACCGTCAACCACGACACCGAACTCCGCATCGAGTACGGCAACGACGAGTTCCCCCCGGTCGTCTTCCACGTCGACAAGATCGAGACGACCGACAAGGACGTCACCGTCTCCCTTCGTCCCCCCGTCCTCCAGTGCAAGCTGGAAGAGCGCGGCGGCGACTGCGCCCGTCCCGAGCCGGCGGCCAAGGCCGCCAAGGGCGACGACGAAGGTTCCTGCTGCTCCGGCAGCAAGTGCTGCTAA
- a CDS encoding metalloregulator ArsR/SmtB family transcription factor: MSDLALLARQHKALGEPSRLRIVRLLKEGSLCVCEIEALLDLPQYGVSRHLAVLRQAGMVEGWREGTWMHYRLADKLPLGWRKALLAHAAMWDADKTVKKDLQRLAKLRQSGCG; encoded by the coding sequence ATGTCGGATCTCGCGCTTCTTGCCCGCCAACACAAGGCCCTCGGCGAGCCGTCCCGCCTTCGTATCGTCCGGCTCCTGAAGGAAGGGTCGCTGTGCGTCTGCGAGATCGAGGCCCTCCTCGACCTTCCGCAATACGGCGTCTCCCGGCATCTGGCCGTACTGCGCCAGGCCGGAATGGTCGAAGGCTGGCGCGAGGGGACGTGGATGCACTACCGCCTCGCCGACAAATTGCCGCTGGGGTGGCGCAAGGCGCTCCTGGCTCACGCCGCCATGTGGGACGCCGATAAGACGGTGAAGAAGGACCTGCAACGGCTGGCCAAGCTGCGCCAAAGCGGCTGCGGTTGA
- a CDS encoding arsenate reductase ArsC: MSKPSVLILCTGNSCRSHLAEGILRNYAGDLFEVHSAGSKPAGYVHEKAIQVMKEIDIDISHHTSKNMSEFLGKKVDIVITVCGNADQACPMFPGQVSRHHYGFDDPAHATGTDEEILAVFRRVRDEIRRIFEAYADGRRDTLKTK; this comes from the coding sequence ATGAGCAAACCGTCCGTCCTGATCCTCTGCACCGGCAACTCCTGCCGTAGCCATCTCGCCGAAGGCATCCTCCGCAACTACGCGGGCGACCTCTTCGAGGTCCACAGCGCCGGCTCCAAGCCCGCCGGTTACGTCCACGAGAAGGCGATCCAGGTCATGAAGGAGATCGACATCGACATCTCCCATCACACCTCGAAGAACATGAGCGAGTTCCTCGGGAAGAAGGTCGACATCGTCATCACGGTCTGCGGCAACGCCGATCAAGCCTGCCCGATGTTCCCCGGCCAGGTCAGCCGCCACCACTACGGCTTCGACGACCCCGCCCATGCCACCGGCACCGATGAGGAAATCCTCGCCGTCTTCCGCCGGGTCCGGGACGAAATCCGCCGCATTTTTGAGGCCTACGCCGACGGTCGGCGTGATACGTTGAAAACCAAGTAA
- the arsB gene encoding ACR3 family arsenite efflux transporter: MSKASVKQLEFFERNLSLWVFLCMVVGVALGKLLPGATQAVSSWEFGTGSHVNIAIAVLIWLMIYPMMLKIDFGGVRDVFGKPKGLFITLFVNWLVKPFSMALLGWIFIKGIFSAGLGWIDPETAKNYVAGLIILAAAPCTAMVFVWSYLTDGDGAYTLAQVAINDLVMVFAFAPIVMFLVGVTGVVIPSHVLLISVIVFIVIPLAAGWISRELLIKSKGHPWFEQTFLPKFRPVTIVALLATLVLIFAFQAQNLLAHWVAVLLLAVPILIQVYFNSGLTYWLMRRFGVRHDIATPGSLIGASNFFELAVAVAITLFGASSPAALATAVGVLVEVPVMLSVCRFCTASRNWYQRSLT, encoded by the coding sequence ATGAGCAAAGCATCCGTCAAGCAACTGGAGTTCTTCGAGAGGAATCTCTCCCTATGGGTATTCCTCTGCATGGTCGTTGGCGTGGCTCTCGGGAAGCTCCTCCCTGGGGCCACCCAGGCGGTTAGCTCCTGGGAATTCGGCACCGGATCTCACGTCAACATCGCGATCGCCGTGCTGATTTGGCTGATGATCTATCCCATGATGTTGAAGATCGACTTCGGCGGGGTGCGGGACGTTTTCGGCAAGCCGAAGGGGCTGTTCATCACGCTCTTCGTCAACTGGCTGGTCAAACCGTTCAGTATGGCGTTGCTCGGCTGGATCTTCATCAAAGGGATCTTCTCGGCCGGCCTCGGCTGGATCGACCCGGAAACGGCCAAGAACTACGTCGCCGGCCTCATCATCCTCGCAGCGGCGCCCTGCACTGCAATGGTCTTCGTCTGGAGCTACCTGACCGATGGTGACGGCGCCTATACCCTGGCCCAGGTTGCGATCAATGATTTGGTCATGGTCTTCGCCTTCGCACCAATCGTGATGTTCCTCGTGGGCGTTACCGGCGTCGTCATCCCCAGCCACGTTCTCCTGATCTCGGTGATCGTCTTCATCGTGATCCCTCTCGCGGCGGGCTGGATTAGCCGCGAATTGCTCATCAAGTCCAAAGGTCATCCGTGGTTCGAGCAGACCTTTCTGCCGAAGTTTCGCCCTGTGACGATCGTCGCTCTCCTGGCGACGCTGGTCCTTATCTTCGCCTTCCAGGCACAGAACCTCCTCGCCCACTGGGTCGCTGTCCTCCTTCTGGCCGTTCCGATTCTGATCCAGGTCTATTTCAACTCCGGCCTGACCTATTGGCTGATGCGCCGCTTCGGTGTCCGGCACGACATCGCCACGCCCGGTTCCCTCATCGGGGCCAGCAACTTCTTTGAACTCGCCGTGGCGGTGGCCATCACCCTCTTCGGAGCTTCCTCCCCCGCTGCTTTGGCAACGGCGGTGGGCGTCCTCGTCGAGGTGCCCGTCATGCTCTCCGTCTGTCGCTTCTGCACCGCCAGCCGCAATTGGTATCAGAGGAGTTTAACGTAA
- a CDS encoding methyl-accepting chemotaxis protein, which translates to MKSMPGISLPDKLRWAFASVVAVGLILNAVIFFRMAPVGSLAGKLAHEYMAESRVASQLHLQTNAFALKMGQYAMTGQKADFDAAMDAFGKFEATLKEAQKTAADHPDLDRLNTLVKGLAGKVPAWKDLATQTGDSYHMREYAGQGAEAQGSQLIANFGILIQKEIARLPHGGQPAKGDLGALQGRLQSLYALWDGSQQLQNALLVLQAHREAKLLQNQLEKAPAFKQTLADLLAQPSLAPDDHAILDDLRQVQSDYVDSAKTALDAVTKAATLHDQLTETTTGILAEIEAVSTAGQDRTIRVANESVGALGSAQIVTLASVVISIVLGTLLSIVLVRQIVRSVRSVSRQIEDSSHQTEEASRAVRSSSQTLAAGTSQQAASLEQVSAALEQIQSMTQRNATGAAQAKDLALDTAKTAESGAEEIGKIDGAIEHAQESVGEMRTAMSDIQASGAEIGKIIKTIDEIAFQTNLLALNAAVEAARAGEAGMGFAVVAEEVRSLAGRCAEAAKETSVLIEDSVQRSNRGFETSGKVEKGLREIALQTEEASRRLQEIVTKASETNKVVQDIAAASSEQHQGLRNVTAALQQMDTVTQGNASQAEEMAGAAQQLQAQTDDLRDSVGALRALMTGHSAATALPSSRQKREPLVPPLPLFRNSRREIPLPSGE; encoded by the coding sequence ATGAAGTCAATGCCCGGCATTTCCCTGCCCGACAAGCTGCGGTGGGCGTTCGCCTCGGTCGTCGCGGTCGGCCTGATCCTCAATGCGGTGATCTTCTTCCGGATGGCCCCGGTCGGCAGTCTCGCCGGAAAGCTGGCCCACGAATACATGGCGGAGAGCCGCGTCGCCTCCCAGCTCCACCTGCAAACCAACGCCTTCGCCCTGAAGATGGGACAGTACGCCATGACCGGCCAGAAGGCCGATTTCGACGCCGCGATGGACGCCTTCGGGAAATTCGAGGCCACCCTGAAGGAGGCCCAGAAGACCGCCGCCGACCATCCTGACCTCGACCGGCTGAACACCCTCGTCAAGGGCCTAGCCGGGAAGGTCCCCGCTTGGAAAGACCTGGCGACGCAGACCGGCGACAGCTACCATATGCGGGAGTACGCGGGGCAGGGCGCCGAGGCGCAGGGGAGCCAGCTCATCGCCAACTTCGGAATCCTGATCCAGAAGGAAATCGCCCGTCTCCCCCATGGCGGCCAGCCCGCCAAGGGCGACCTCGGGGCGCTTCAGGGGCGGCTCCAGTCGCTCTATGCCCTTTGGGACGGCTCCCAGCAGCTTCAAAACGCCCTCCTGGTCCTTCAGGCGCATCGGGAGGCCAAGCTCCTCCAGAATCAACTGGAGAAGGCTCCCGCCTTCAAGCAGACGCTGGCCGACCTCCTGGCCCAGCCGAGCCTGGCCCCCGACGACCACGCGATCCTCGACGACCTGCGCCAGGTCCAATCCGACTACGTCGACAGCGCCAAGACCGCCCTCGACGCCGTCACCAAGGCGGCGACCCTGCACGACCAGCTCACCGAGACGACCACCGGCATCCTGGCCGAGATCGAGGCCGTCTCCACCGCCGGCCAGGACCGGACGATCCGGGTGGCGAACGAGTCGGTCGGCGCCCTCGGCTCGGCCCAGATCGTGACGCTGGCCAGCGTCGTCATCTCGATCGTCCTGGGCACCCTCCTGAGCATTGTCCTGGTCCGCCAGATCGTCCGGTCGGTCCGGTCGGTCAGCCGCCAGATCGAGGATTCCTCCCATCAGACCGAGGAGGCCAGCCGCGCCGTCCGTTCCTCCAGCCAGACCCTGGCCGCGGGGACCAGCCAGCAAGCCGCCTCCCTGGAGCAGGTCAGCGCCGCCCTGGAGCAGATCCAGAGCATGACCCAGCGGAACGCCACCGGGGCCGCCCAGGCGAAGGACCTCGCCCTCGACACCGCCAAGACCGCGGAGAGCGGGGCCGAGGAGATCGGCAAGATCGACGGCGCGATCGAGCACGCCCAGGAATCGGTCGGGGAGATGCGGACCGCGATGTCCGACATCCAGGCGTCGGGGGCCGAGATCGGGAAGATCATCAAGACCATCGACGAGATTGCCTTCCAGACCAACCTCCTCGCCCTCAACGCCGCCGTCGAGGCGGCCCGGGCTGGAGAGGCCGGGATGGGCTTCGCCGTCGTCGCCGAGGAGGTCCGCAGCCTGGCCGGCCGTTGCGCCGAGGCGGCCAAGGAAACCTCCGTCCTCATCGAGGACTCGGTCCAGCGGAGCAACCGGGGCTTCGAAACCAGCGGGAAGGTCGAGAAGGGCCTCCGGGAGATCGCCCTCCAGACCGAGGAAGCCAGCCGCCGCCTCCAGGAGATCGTCACCAAGGCGAGCGAGACGAATAAGGTGGTCCAGGACATCGCCGCCGCCTCGTCGGAGCAGCACCAGGGACTCCGCAACGTCACCGCCGCCCTCCAGCAGATGGACACGGTCACCCAGGGCAATGCCTCCCAGGCCGAGGAGATGGCGGGGGCGGCCCAGCAGCTCCAGGCCCAGACCGACGACCTCCGCGACAGCGTCGGCGCGCTCCGTGCCTTGATGACCGGCCATAGCGCCGCCACGGCCCTGCCCTCGTCCCGGCAGAAACGCGAGCCGCTCGTCCCGCCGCTCCCCCTCTTCCGGAATTCCCGGAGGGAAATCCCTCTCCCCAGCGGGGAATAA